CCGCGTCGTTGAGGGAGCCGGAGCAGCCGTAGAGCCGTTCGACGACTCGCTTCATCACCGAGCTGTTGTCTCCCAGCCAGATCGGCCCCGCCAGGACCAGGATGTCCGCGGCCAGGACCTTCTCGAGGATCGCGGGCCAGTCGTCGACCTCGGCGCCGTGCTGGGTCATGTCCGGCCACACCCCGGTGGCGATCTCGCGGTCGACCGCCCGGATCACCTCGACCCCGACCCCGTGCTCCTCCATGATGCGAGTGCTGACCCGCATCAGCCCGTCGGTGTTGCTGGGTTCCGGCGAGCGCTTCAGCGTCGCATTGACGAAGACGGCCGTCAGGCCGTCGAAGCGGGGCGGTCTGGCCGCGCCGTCCACTGTTGCCTTCGGCATGCCTGCTCCTAGTCGCTGACTTTGGACGGGGGTGCGTTGAAGAGCAGGTCCCGGTAGTCGGGGTGGTTGCGCAGCCAACCGATGATGAAGGGGCAGAGCACCAGCGCCTTCAGCCGACGCTCGCGGATGTCGTCAAGAGCCCCGCGGGCAAGGGCGCCACCGATCCCTCGCCCCGCGCGGGTCGCGTCGACCTCGGTGTGGGTCAGCACGACCAACTCGCTGGTCTCCTGGTACTCGACGTACCCAGCGAGTGTCGCCTTGCCGACAACAGCCTCGTAGCGCTGTCGGTCCGGGTTGTTGGTCACGGTGACGTCGGTCGGCATGAAGAGCCCTTCTGAGTAGGTGCGTACGGCGTCGCCGGTCCTCGAGCGGACCACGGGACGTGCGAACCTCGGGCCGGGTCGACAGAAACCACGTCCTGCTGCACGTTGCGACGCCTCGATGCTGCTACGTCAGGCAGCGCCTTCGCGTCGGTGAACATCACTTAGTGCCGACGAATCAGGGCGGCGTAGGTGTCGGTGCTGCGCGCCGAGGACCTTCAGGCGAGTTGTAGATCCTTCAGCTGACGACGCGACGTGATCCCGAGCTTGCGGAAGATGCTGCGCAAGTGAGCTTCGATCGTGCGGGGACTGAGGAACAGCTGCGCGCCCACTTCCCGTGTCGTCGCACCGGTGGCCACGAGACGAGCAATCTGCAGCTCGTGGGGGGTGAGGGCGTCGGTGGGTTGCGCGGAGCGCTTGCGGGGGTGTTCGCCAGTGGCGCGCAGCTCACGGGCTGCGCGGGCAGCGAACGCGTCCGCGCCCATGGCGGACAGCAGTACGTGGGCGGTGCGGAGCTGCTCGCGAGCGTCCTGACGGCGGCCCTCGCGGCGCAGCCACTCGCCGTACACGAGGTGCGCACGAGCAGTCTCGCTGTTCATCCGGGACTGGCCGAGCTGCTCGATCGCCTCGCGGTAGTTCTTCTCGGCGACCGCCCCCGCGGTGGTCAGCGCGCGGGATCGAGCGGTGAGACCGAGCGCCCAAGGAGTGTTGCAGGCGAGCGCCCGCGCGCTGAACTGCTCGAGGGCGCTCGCCGCGACGTCGGGGTGGTCGGTACGCACCGCCGCCTCGATGAACTCCGGCAGGCCGACGCTGGCAAGGCCCAGCTCATCGCTGTCACAAGCCAGTGCCGCCGCCGCCTGTGCCTGGGCATAGTTGCCGAGCCCGTTGTGCAGCACCGCCATCGAGTAGTGGGCCACCGCGACCTCTCCACCGCCGCTGGGATTGGCGAAGTCCTGGAGCGTGATGTCGTTCAGGTGGGCGGCGACGGCCTGGTCGCCGCGCCAGGCAGCGAGCATGACGGCGCCATGTCTGAGATGAACCGCGCCGATGGCCTCGCTGATCGACCTCGACTCCGCGGCCAACTCGCCGGCGCGAGCGAGCTCGCCGGTCAGGGTCAGGACAGAGGTCATGAAGCTCAGGGCCGCGGGCAGCGTCGCCAGCGCGCCGGTCTCGCGAGCCAGCCGGACGTGACGGCTCGCCAGGACGTGCACGAGTTCGTCATCGAGAAGCCCGACGGCGTTACGAGCCGCCAACCACAGCCACCGGTTGCTCTGGCCATCAGCCGACCGGCCGCTGTCCGGCTCGTCGCGGAACGCCCGGAGAGCAAGTCGGAGCGCTGGTGCTCCCGCCTCCTGGCCCACCGTGAATGTCTTCACCAGGCCGTCGAGGAGCAGGTCCGAAGGCAGCGGTGGCACGGCCGCCTTGGGAGCCGCCTGCGCAGCGCGGGCGACCGTAACGGCCTCCCCACCGGTGATGAGCGCAGCGTCGAAAGCGTCCAGGTAGGTCTCGCGGGCCAACGCAGGGTCGAGCGGGGCAAGCGTCTCGGCCGCATCGAGCAGCATCCGCGGCACCTGGCCGCCGCGCGAGAGATGGAAGCTGATCTGGGCGCGCAACAGTGCGGTGCGAGCATTCCGCAGGGCGTCCAGTGGTCCGGAGGCAGCGATCGTCAACAGCTCCAGGGCTGTCTCGGACGCACCCGCGGCGTGCTTGGCCTGCGCGGCCGTCAGTGCCCGGCTCGCACGGCGAGCAGGTTCAGGCGTCAGCTCGGCCGCCTGCTGCAGGAACGCGGCCGCGGCGGCCAGGCCACCGCGGGCACGCGCCCTTCCGGCCGAGCGTTCCAGCTCGGCGGCGACCTCCTCGTCGGCGCCCAGGACAGCCCGCGCGCGGTGCCAGGCGCGCCGGTCCGGATCGGAGTGTGGGTCGGTGGCGGCGGCCAGTGCGCCGTGAACGCGGCGACGGTCCGGTTCCGAGCAGTCCCGGTAGACGGCCGAGCGCACCAGCGGGTGCCGGAACCGCACCCGACTGCCGATCTCCAGCAACCCGGCCGCTTCGGCGGGCGCGGCGGCCTCAGGCTCGATCCCCAGCGTCGCGGCCGCGCGCCACAACACGGCTGCGTCGCCGGTCGGGTCGGCTGCCGCGAGCAGCAACAGCAATCGCGTCCCGGACGGCAGGTCCCTCGAGCGCAGCCGAAACATCTCCTCGACGCGGCGCGGCACACTCAGCTCATGGGGCGGCTCGAAGCCGCCGGCCAGTCGCGTCGGCGGCGCACTCCGGGGCAGCTCGAGCAGCGCAAGGGGGTTCCCGCGCGCCTCAGCGACGACCCGGTCGCGCACCTCGTCGTCGAGCGGAGTAGGAACTGCGGCGGCCAACAGCGCCCGCGCGTCGCTCTCGGTCAGCGCGGTCAGGTGAAGCTCGGGCAGGCCGACGAACGAACGGAGGTCACCGTCATCGGTGGGGTCGCGCACGCACAGCAACAGCGCCAGCTGCTCTGCCGCCACCCGACGGGCCACGAAGGCCAGCACTTGTGCGGACGCCTCGTCCAGCCAGTGGGCGTCGTCGACGATGCACAGCAGCGGCTCCGCCTCGGCAACCTCGGACAGCAGGTTCAGGACGGCCAACCCGATCAGGAAGCGGTCCGGGGCAACACCGGCCTGTTGCCCGAACGCAGTACGGAGGGCGATCTGCTGTGGCTCGGGCAACGCGTCGAGGCGTCCCAGGAGCGGCGTGCACAGCTGGTGGAGGGCTCCGAACGCGAACTGACTTTCGGGGAGAAGGCCGATCGCCCCTTCCACCCGGAACCCTGACCGGGCTGCCACCGAGCGAGCATGCTCGAGCAGCGCCGTCTTGCCTATGCCGGCCTCGCCAGAGATGGTCAGCGACCCACTCTGTCCAGCTCGTGCCTCCGCGAGCAGACGTTCGACTGCCTCGCGCTCGGCACGCCGGCCCACGAGTTCCACCAGGTGCTCCTTCTCGGTCCTGCCGAATTAGGTGACTGTCACTGATGCGAACGGCGGCCGTCAGCACTGGGCTCGCGGTTCGGAGGCAGCAACAGCGTACGACACCGGGTTTTCCACCGACGCGAGCTCGCCGCGACCTGGGCGAACCTGATGACACGGCAGCGCTCTCACGCAACGAAAGGGAATGACCAGATGCCCGACTCTCCCGTCATCGACGTCGCAGGCCTCTCCGTCACCTACGGTGACTTCGCCGCCGTCCGTGACCTGTCTTTCACGGTCCACCGCGGCGAGCTCTACGCCCTGCTCGGTACGAACGGAGCCGGCAAGACCTCCACCCTGGAAGTCATCGAAGGGCACCGCAAAGCCACCTCCGGCACGGTGCGGATCTTCGGCGCGAGCCCACAGGATCGACAGGCCGTTCGGCCGCGGATGGGCATCATGTTGCAGGAGAGCGGCTTCTCCCCGGACCTGACGGTGGAGGAGTCGGTCGCCCTGATCGGCTCCCTGAGCGGGCGGGACGACACCGTTGACCGAGTGCTCGGCGTCGTCGGTCTCACCCGGAAGGCGAGCACCATCGTCGCCCAGCTCTCCGGCGGGGAGAAGCGTCGTCTGGACTTCGCCACTGCCGTGTACGGCGGGCCCGAGCTGGTGATCCTCGACGAGCCCACCACAGGGCTGGACAT
The Kribbella italica DNA segment above includes these coding regions:
- a CDS encoding flavodoxin family protein encodes the protein MPKATVDGAARPPRFDGLTAVFVNATLKRSPEPSNTDGLMRVSTRIMEEHGVGVEVIRAVDREIATGVWPDMTQHGAEVDDWPAILEKVLAADILVLAGPIWLGDNSSVMKRVVERLYGCSGSLNDAGQYAYYGRVAGCVITGNEDGVKHCAMNLLYSLQHLGFTIPPQADAGWIGPAGPGPSYLDPGSGGPENDFTNRNTTFMTYNLMHLAAMLRAAGGVPAYGNRRSEWDAGCAPDQVNPEYR
- a CDS encoding AAA family ATPase: MELVGRRAEREAVERLLAEARAGQSGSLTISGEAGIGKTALLEHARSVAARSGFRVEGAIGLLPESQFAFGALHQLCTPLLGRLDALPEPQQIALRTAFGQQAGVAPDRFLIGLAVLNLLSEVAEAEPLLCIVDDAHWLDEASAQVLAFVARRVAAEQLALLLCVRDPTDDGDLRSFVGLPELHLTALTESDARALLAAAVPTPLDDEVRDRVVAEARGNPLALLELPRSAPPTRLAGGFEPPHELSVPRRVEEMFRLRSRDLPSGTRLLLLLAAADPTGDAAVLWRAAATLGIEPEAAAPAEAAGLLEIGSRVRFRHPLVRSAVYRDCSEPDRRRVHGALAAATDPHSDPDRRAWHRARAVLGADEEVAAELERSAGRARARGGLAAAAAFLQQAAELTPEPARRASRALTAAQAKHAAGASETALELLTIAASGPLDALRNARTALLRAQISFHLSRGGQVPRMLLDAAETLAPLDPALARETYLDAFDAALITGGEAVTVARAAQAAPKAAVPPLPSDLLLDGLVKTFTVGQEAGAPALRLALRAFRDEPDSGRSADGQSNRWLWLAARNAVGLLDDELVHVLASRHVRLARETGALATLPAALSFMTSVLTLTGELARAGELAAESRSISEAIGAVHLRHGAVMLAAWRGDQAVAAHLNDITLQDFANPSGGGEVAVAHYSMAVLHNGLGNYAQAQAAAALACDSDELGLASVGLPEFIEAAVRTDHPDVAASALEQFSARALACNTPWALGLTARSRALTTAGAVAEKNYREAIEQLGQSRMNSETARAHLVYGEWLRREGRRQDAREQLRTAHVLLSAMGADAFAARAARELRATGEHPRKRSAQPTDALTPHELQIARLVATGATTREVGAQLFLSPRTIEAHLRSIFRKLGITSRRQLKDLQLA
- a CDS encoding GNAT family N-acetyltransferase, which gives rise to MPTDVTVTNNPDRQRYEAVVGKATLAGYVEYQETSELVVLTHTEVDATRAGRGIGGALARGALDDIRERRLKALVLCPFIIGWLRNHPDYRDLLFNAPPSKVSD
- a CDS encoding ABC transporter ATP-binding protein — translated: MPDSPVIDVAGLSVTYGDFAAVRDLSFTVHRGELYALLGTNGAGKTSTLEVIEGHRKATSGTVRIFGASPQDRQAVRPRMGIMLQESGFSPDLTVEESVALIGSLSGRDDTVDRVLGVVGLTRKASTIVAQLSGGEKRRLDFATAVYGGPELVILDEPTTGLDIQSRDALWAAVDRLREAGSTVVLTTHYLEEAQERADRIGLMHEGRLHREGTVAELTRTLPSVITFGLPPGAPEPPTVGALNGAFHIETFQLQDDLHRLLAWAHDRGVELEKLQAGPTRLDDVFRALDAA